A genome region from Salvelinus alpinus chromosome 26, SLU_Salpinus.1, whole genome shotgun sequence includes the following:
- the fbxl6 gene encoding F-box/LRR-repeat protein 6 has product MEDGTPAGLSVGIADADNAPSSSSAAASTRKRTSDVLRNAKPKKKKKAKVSRPPRLGYTVEQGEDMLLIISNTNQYDNIWRPNAKGRKKKKILKGKVKVTPAKKKNKVLPKGKATKKPLIKKSELEPTLQHHQEEGFDSWGQSLPVEVLVNIFKMVVHQDGAVPFLCRVAKVCHLWNAAAASPALWRRVSVGYCWLEPGKTQLPKTELKIRNTVSWLAQNRFSQVRDFSLNHWKKNVDHVVEVVSQSCPHLRSLKLSYCTGVTEKAFQSLSGSCRSLDSINVQYSEIQVEGLVNFLESYGSQLRQILFTHGPRNDRLLTAISRGCCPELQLLEINTKLDSGYCQLPICIQALQNGCPKLQTFRMLNVIPMPKMTRNWSGSTSGFPLLEELCMATTAVSFMTDQDLTKIVYDSPKLRVLDLRGCSRITAAGLSSLPCEELECLYWGLYFSSNVTVSLSKKGIHLLTQKWSGTLQELDLANQLFSEGDMEIAMGHLAQRTGEKPLRSLNLSGTKVTTPALRLVIGQSTALNYLNLSSCRYLPRGLKKLYRGQEEIHQLLDKLE; this is encoded by the exons ATGGAAGATGGTACACCTGCAGGACTATCTGTGGGAATTGCAGACGCTGACAATGCGCCCTCAAGCTCATCAGCAGCAGCATCAACACGAAAGAGGACGTCTGATGTGCTCAGAAATGCTAAGCCCAAGAAGAAAAAGAAGGCCAAAGTCAGCCGCCCCCCAAGGCTTGGCTACACTGTTGAACAAGGAGAGGATATGCTTCTGATCATATCGAATACAAATCAGTATGATAACATATGGCGGCCGAACGCGAAaggaagaaagaaaaagaaaatccTTAAAGGAAAAGTCAAAGTCACTCCAGCAAAGAAGAAGAATAAGGTTCTTCCAAAGGGTAAAGCCACAAAGAAGCCACTGATCAAAAAAAGTGAACTGGAGCCCACACTTCAACACCACCAAGAGGAGGGCTTTGACAGCTGGGGTCAGAGCCTCCCAGTGGAAGTGTTAGTTAATATTTTCAAGATGGTAGTTCACCAAGATGGTGCAGTACCATTCCTGTGCAG GGTGGCTAAGGTGTGCCACCTATGGAATGCTGCTGCAGCCAGTCCTGCTCTGTGGCGCCGTGTATCTGTGGGTTACTGCTGGTTGGAACCTGGTAAAACTCAATTACCTAAAACAGAACTGAAGATCAGGAACACTGTTAGCTGGCTTGCACAGAACAG ATTCTCCCAAGTAAGAGACTTTTCTCTTAATCACTGGAAAAAAAATGTTGACCATGTTGTGGAG GTTGTGTCCCAGTCTTGCCCCCATCTCCGCTCACTCAAGCTGTCATACTGTACAGGCGTGACTGAGAAGGCCTTTCAGAGCCTCAGTGGCAGCTGCCGGTCACTGGATAGCATTAACGTCCAGTACTCTGAG ATACAGGTTGAAGGGCTTGTCAACTTCTTGGAATCCTATGGCAGTCAACTTAGACAGATTCTGTTCACCCATGGGCCCAGGAATGACCGACTTCTCACTGCTATCTCC AGAGGATGCTGCCCTGAGTTGCAATTGCTGGAAATCAACACAAAACTGGACAGTGGATATTGCCAGCTTCCAATTTGCATCCAAGCTTTGCAAAATGGCTGTCCTAAACTGCAG ACTTTCCGGATGCTGAATGTCATTCCGATGCCTAAAATGACTCGTAATTGGTCGGGTTCCACATCTGGCTTCCCTTTACTGGAGGAGCTGTGTATGGCCACCACAGCTGTTTCCTTTATGACTGACCAAGACTTGACGAAGATTGTCTACGACTCCCCTAAACTGCGTGTGCTGGACCTGAGAGGTTGTTCCCGGATCACAGCAGCCGGGCTCTCTTCTCTACCATGTGAAG AGCTTGAGTGTCTGTACTGGGGACTGTACTTCAGCAGCAATGTCACAGTGTCGTTGTCCAAGAAGGGAATTCACCTGCTGACCCAGAAATGGAGTGGTACCTTGCAGGAGCTCGACCTTGCCAACCAGCTCTTCTCTGAAGGAGACATGGAGATTGCCATGGGCCATTTAGCTCAGAGAACCGGAGAAAAACCCTTACGTTCGCTCAATCTTAGCGGGACCAAGGTCACAACACCTGCCCTCCG GTTAGTTATAGGCCAGTCTACAGCACTCAATTACTTAAACTTGTCTTCCTGCCGTTACCTTCCTAGAGGTCTGAAGAAACTGTATCGTGGCCAAGAAGAAATCCACCAGCTGCTGGACAAATTAGAGTAA